A stretch of DNA from Ranitomeya variabilis isolate aRanVar5 chromosome 1, aRanVar5.hap1, whole genome shotgun sequence:
cagctgggggctggaattctcaggctggtaaggggccatgcatattactccccccaacctaaaaatagcagcccgcagctgcccagaaaaggcacatctattagatgcgccaattctggcgctttgcctgtctcttcccacttgccctgtagaggtggcaagtgggtcatatttgtggggttgatgtcacctttgtattgtcatgtgACATTAAGCCCATGGCTTAATAAAGGACAGGCggctataagacacttatccattactaatcctatagttgtattgtatatAAACACACAGAAATTATAAAGTCCTGTGTTtgaaataaaaagaaaacacacttttccttttttatttaaaaataacaaacagttatactcacctaactcctAATTCCACCTAAGCCctagttctcctgtaataaaacaaaaaaaaaatataaaacaaccatatccctctccTGTCCGtccttctgtcccacgccgtaatccatgtctgtgggtaaacggttttcaacctggacggtgcaaagatgcgattgtccaggctgagaaccattggggactgagctgctgagagcacagcatcagtgactagacGTGACATCATCGACGTTGCTGacagtcactgaggctccgttcccagtcGGGCAAATGAACCGCAGTTTTGCTCAGTGAGTTCAGCatggtgaactgtggtgaactcatttACTTTTtatcacggtgctgaggtcaccacagttcagcctggctgggaatgcagtGTCAGTTACCCGCGGTAACATCAATGATGTCACCGCagatcactgatgctgtgctcgcagtAGCTCATTCCCCAGTAATTCTCAGCCTggactgtcgcatcttggcaccgtccagattgaaaactgtttatccccaaacATGGATTACTGCGTAGGAcaaaacgacggacaggtgagtatttttgcttttattatttttttttttttacaggagatgatggcttcaatggactaggcgttaggtgagtataactgtgttatttgaaataaaaaaggaaaactgtgttttctttttatttagattaaaagactttattctggctgtgtctttatttaccatacaacaataggattagtaatggatagaagtCTTATAGACgccactccattactaagccatgggcattatgtcaccggacaatacaaaggtgacatcaaccccacaaatatgaaccccacttgccaacacTACAGGGCAAgatggaagagccaggcaaagcaccagaattggcacatctaatagatgtgccttttctggggcagctgcaggctgctgttttaggCTGGagtggggacaatatccatggccccttaccagcctgtcttctttagcttgactggttgtcaaaaatgggaccccatgccatttttttaaaattatttatttaagtaattaaaaaaatatggggtggggacccttctattcttgataaccagccttgctgaagcaaacagctgagggttgcagcccacagctgtcaggtttgccttgctggttatcaaaaatacaggggaacccactttttgttttatttatttatttatttattgcataaAACCCTAATTGCATTAACCCTACTAATGACAGTGAGATTTGTGGGGGACTTGAGGGAGGAAAGGCAAAATGGATGGAAGAGATAGCAGGAGAGAATGGGACCCGACACTGAGGGTAGAGAATAGCAAAGATATACTTTAAGCTTGACACTCACACGACACTTTAATTGGCCAAATCAGGTAGTCAGGTGGGACTGTGCACAATGGCAAATGATCAGCCAACTCCTGCGATTTTGCCATGCACTTGCATTTTTGGATGAAAATTCCCACTTTACAGATCACAATTTTAGTAGACAAGCCATTCTCCTGACCACTTCCCGATATATATGCAACTCAGCCGAATGAGTATGTTTTGTGATTGTGGATaggggagtaaaggtaccttcacactaagcgactttgcagcgagaatgacaacgatccgtgacattgcagcgtcctggatagcgatctcgttgtgtttgacacgcagcagcgatctggatcccgctgtgatatcactggtcggagctagaagtccagaactttatttcgtcgctgatcacccgctgtcatcgctggatcggcgtgtgtgactccgatccagcgatgtgttcacttgtaaccagggtaaatatcgggttactaagcgcagggccgcgcttagtaacccgatatttaccctggttaccattgtaaaagttaaaaaaaaaaaaaaaaagtacatactcacattctgatgtctgtcacgtcccccggcgtccacagggttacgcgcagctgctcagagcttcctgcactgtgtcagcgccggccataaagcagagcacagctggttacccgggtgctgcagggggacttcggcatcgttgaagacagtttcaacgatgccgaagtcgttcccctgatcgttggtcgctggagagagctgtctgtgtgacagctccccagcgacctaaacagcaacgctgcagcgatcggctcgttgtctatattgctgcagcgtcgctgagtgtgacggtaccttaagatagaCTCCCTCTGTCCTGTCCCCCTCAATCATACTCCATTGCCCCCTCCAAACTTCTCAGTGATCCCTTCCTGAAGACTCTTCTGCCCTCTCTCCTCCAGACTTTAGTATCCCTGCTCCTCCAGGCTTCTTAATCAATCCCTCCTCCAGACCCTTTTGTCCACTCTTGTCCAGACTTTTTTTGTGTCATCCCTCCCCCAGACTTTGCTGCCCTTCTCGGTATCCCACTATTCCAGACTCCTTTGttgcctcctcctccagactcctctgtgccCCCCCTCTTCCAAACTTctctctcatcctcctcctccaggtCCTCCCTCCTCCAGACTATTGTGTCCCCCCTCCTCCTGCATTTTCTGTGTCCTCCCTAATCTATATATCCTGTAGGTTACAAAAAACACTGGGCATGTCACAGTGTTGCCCATGTACAATTGGTGTAGGAAGGTTGActattttttcaacctatgtaaccatCCGTGGTCTACAATCCATTCTCCCCTGCAGTTTAAAAAATGAAGCTGAATTTTGATTGGTTGGTAGAGATCCTGACAATGTGGCCCTCACCCATTAGGACTGATTATGGATGACTGTGTCTATATTGTGTACAGATGATTGCTTATGCTTCACTTATAActacaatacagtatatacacacacacacatgcacgcaaACCTATATATAGAGATGTTAGCACAGCTTAAAAGCCACAGGTTGGAGACACTGCTGTCCGGTTATGTGAAGTgcgcagcctgagagctaacaggagagcagcataaACCTTATATACTCATCTGACATTCATTTTATGTATTATGACCATAACAATTTTtgaataaatattttattttcagaaaatgacatttttttttttatttttttttacaattttcagagactgtgtaaaaaaataaatatcttcatGTAAACGTTTCTGACCTAAGAGAGAgattgtatatacggtatatatatatatatatatatatatatacacacacacacacacacacacacacacacacacacacacacctatatatgCAGTCTCTGAGCCAGCAGATGCAACACACAAAGGTTTAAAACGGTCCATTGTGCAGTGGATTTCAGGGAGGTTCAGTACTGAACCCTATAGATCAGTATGTACGTTATATTTCTCACCACAACTTTTGAAATTATTAATTGCAGTTCTTGAAGAGCTACAGAAAGCCTGGTGGAACTCCGCCATAGTCTGCCCCATTCTGCCTAAGGAGCTAGTTCTTGACAGTCCTGCCCAGTGCATTGTAGGACTGCTGACACCTCACAGCTGCGCATGCTCCAGTGTGGGGTGGTACCGCGTGCCAGCAAAAAGTCTTCCAAAAGTTTGCATAATAGTCTGCATTGTGCATTCCTCCAAGTCCTACCGCAACGGCAAAAGTCCAAAGTGGCGTCCCGGGCATGGAGGCGATTACTTTGAGGACAGTGATGCAACCGAGGATCAGTCATTGACATTCCCTAAGCTGTTATGGTGGAGAAAAAAGTCTGTCTCCAAAGGGTTATGTCCACCATGGATGAGGTTGGGTCTTCCTGCCTCACTCGGTCCTTCTTCTCCCGAAGACAGCAGACATGCTCCTCACTATGCCCTTGATGCCCACGTTCTTCTTGCTCAAGCTCCGGCTCGCCCTCACCCTCTCTAGCAGTTGGTGGAAAACCACTAATGAGCCATGGTAGGTCTCCGCTGCCGAGATCTCAAAAAAGTCACAGTCCGAAGTAATGGCAAGAAGGCGGCCCTCCTCGCTGGAGATCTGACGCCGATGCTGGAGGTCCCGCTTGTTGCCCACAATGATGATGGGCGTGGAGCTGTGCCGCTTCTTCAGCTGGCGGATTCGCTGAAGCTGCTGCCGCACCACACTGAAGCTGTCACGGTCACAGAGGCTGTAGACGAGGATGAAACCATCTGCCCAGCGCAGCTGCTCCTCGCTGACACAGGTCTGCAAGCTCGGCTTCTGCAGGGAGAGGGGAGGATATCAGATATTTGCTaccaggaaagctgggtgatagcCAATACAATGCTAAAACAGAAGGAACGCAGTTCTGCAGAGGTGTAATAATCTGTAGGATATATCACtatggctacattcacatttgcgttgttgggcgcagcgtcgccgacggataccgacgcatgcgcccctatctttaacatgggggggcgcatgggcatgcgccggtatgcgttgtctgacgcatgcgtcatttgggcgcaacagtccgggcgcagccgacgctacatgatgcagtttttctgcggccaaaattcatgtaaacgttgaacgcatgcgtcaaaaaacgctgcgttgtgtatgcgttttgtgttgcgtcggcgacactgcgcccaacaacgcaaatgtgaaagttacCTTAGTATTTGTCAGGAGGTGGAGAAGTGAtgatctgcagagaggtcagtggtgtaataatctgcaggatatatcactatgtatctgtcaggaggtggagagcgatgttctgcagagtggtcagtggtgtaataatctgcagaatatatcactatgcatctgtcaggaggcagaggagcgatgttc
This window harbors:
- the LOC143771050 gene encoding ras-related and estrogen-regulated growth inhibitor-like protein, translating into MVVQQLTRMTDSSHQQHKAEANILVLGAENVGKSALTVRFLTRRFIGEYVGTESIYTHNVSLDGRDTSFSIWDSVCPQKPSLQTCVSEEQLRWADGFILVYSLCDRDSFSVVRQQLQRIRQLKKRHSSTPIIIVGNKRDLQHRRQISSEEGRLLAITSDCDFFEISAAETYHGSLVVFHQLLERVRASRSLSKKNVGIKGIVRSMSAVFGRRRTE